In Shouchella patagoniensis, the following are encoded in one genomic region:
- a CDS encoding ABC transporter permease — protein sequence MADQTLAKTGQLSRFIIRLDRVRVLLWLVGLTFFTLIVPPAFEGLYSSQQERDVMAETMANPAMTAMVGTGDLENYTIGAMTAHQMLLLTAVVAGLMSILLVTRHTRGDEEDGRIELLRSLPVGRLSYLNATLVVLAGTSIALALINGAGLYALGIDTMDLQGSLLYGAALGGTSLFFAGVTAIFAQLAESARGTLGLSVAALLFFYLVRAIGDVSHEALSWASPLGWVSKADVYSANNWGPIVLLVIASILLFLIANYLNAIRDLESGFLPSKPGKKYASRFLQSPLGLTLRLQRTGIIAWAAGLFILGASYGSVLGDLESFFTGNDLMEQMLVQGEGLTLTESFLPMLMIVISLIATIPSLMAVNKLRGEEKKERLDQLLGRAVSRTQLIGGFIAVSIVNGFIMLSLAALGFWSAAAAVMDEPLSFGVAYGALLSYYPAMLVMIGLSVAFIGVLPKLTSLVWAYVFYSFIVLYLGGIFQFDEWIGQLSPFGHVPQFPVEDLTVLPLALLTITAAVLMTIGVAGFNKRDIQ from the coding sequence ATGGCCGATCAAACGCTTGCCAAAACTGGTCAGCTTTCGCGATTTATTATTCGACTGGATCGGGTTCGGGTGTTATTATGGCTCGTTGGATTGACTTTTTTCACCTTAATTGTCCCACCTGCATTTGAAGGGCTTTATAGCTCGCAACAGGAAAGAGACGTGATGGCCGAAACAATGGCCAATCCTGCGATGACCGCGATGGTTGGCACAGGCGATTTAGAGAATTACACTATTGGAGCGATGACAGCTCATCAAATGCTCCTCCTTACTGCCGTCGTAGCGGGGTTAATGAGCATCTTGCTTGTGACTCGCCATACGAGAGGGGACGAGGAAGATGGACGTATTGAATTGCTCAGATCCTTACCAGTGGGCAGGCTCTCTTATCTCAATGCTACGCTAGTCGTCTTGGCAGGTACGAGTATTGCGCTAGCGCTAATTAACGGGGCAGGGCTGTATGCTCTTGGCATTGACACTATGGACTTACAAGGTTCCCTTCTCTACGGTGCTGCTTTAGGTGGTACGAGTTTATTTTTCGCAGGTGTCACTGCTATTTTTGCTCAGCTGGCAGAAAGCGCTAGAGGTACGTTAGGTCTTTCCGTAGCTGCCTTACTTTTTTTCTATTTAGTACGAGCTATTGGAGATGTCAGCCATGAAGCCCTCTCCTGGGCATCACCATTAGGATGGGTGTCCAAAGCAGACGTCTATTCCGCCAATAATTGGGGGCCGATTGTACTTCTTGTCATTGCTTCGATCTTATTATTCCTCATCGCAAATTATTTAAATGCGATTCGTGATCTGGAAAGTGGCTTTCTTCCCTCAAAGCCAGGGAAAAAATATGCGTCACGCTTTTTGCAAAGCCCGCTTGGTCTCACATTAAGATTGCAAAGGACGGGGATCATCGCCTGGGCTGCAGGGCTGTTTATCCTCGGCGCTTCATACGGATCTGTCTTAGGTGACTTAGAATCCTTTTTTACGGGGAACGATTTAATGGAGCAAATGCTTGTACAAGGGGAAGGGCTCACGCTAACAGAATCGTTTCTGCCTATGTTAATGATCGTTATTTCTCTCATTGCGACCATTCCCTCGTTGATGGCAGTCAATAAATTACGTGGCGAGGAAAAAAAAGAACGGCTCGATCAATTATTAGGCAGAGCCGTTTCCAGAACACAACTTATTGGGGGATTTATAGCGGTCTCCATCGTTAATGGGTTTATCATGCTCTCTCTTGCCGCTCTTGGTTTTTGGTCTGCAGCGGCTGCCGTCATGGATGAGCCACTTAGTTTCGGAGTCGCTTATGGTGCTCTGCTGTCTTATTACCCTGCGATGTTAGTGATGATTGGACTATCCGTCGCATTCATTGGAGTGTTACCAAAGTTAACGTCACTCGTATGGGCTTATGTCTTCTACTCATTTATTGTTCTTTATCTGGGCGGCATCTTCCAATTTGATGAGTGGATCGGGCAATTATCCCCATTCGGTCATGTTCCGCAATTCCCTGTAGAGGACCTCACAGTTCTACCATTAGCGCTATTAACCATAACTGCTGCTGTACTTATGACCATTGGTGTGGCAGGGTTTAATAAACGAGACATTCAGTAA
- a CDS encoding carbohydrate ABC transporter permease — MSNPALQEKTKPFKKGRKGPKSQVGMAPYVFIAPAIILFLLFTGYPIVYSLVLSFTTNEAGVNVFAAFENYLRLFQDSLFYEALFNTFIILIVQVPIMTMMAVILANVLHSGIHRFKGVLRVAFFTPTVTSLVAAAIIFLLILNQDFGIMNYMLTSFGIERIPWLNDPFWAKVSLIMVTIWRWTGYNMIIILAGLQVIPKDLYEAASIDGAGPLKKFFSITLPQLKPVLLFAVVMSTIGTFQLFDEAFNLTGGGPINATTTVTLYLYENGFEYFDFGYASAIAYVVVVIIAILSFIQFKVAGDRE, encoded by the coding sequence ATGAGTAATCCAGCGTTACAAGAGAAAACGAAACCGTTTAAAAAAGGGAGAAAAGGTCCAAAGAGTCAGGTTGGAATGGCTCCTTATGTATTCATTGCTCCCGCAATTATTTTATTCCTGTTGTTTACCGGGTATCCGATTGTGTATTCACTTGTTTTAAGTTTTACAACAAACGAAGCCGGAGTAAATGTTTTCGCTGCTTTTGAGAATTACCTTCGCTTATTTCAAGATAGTTTGTTTTATGAAGCGCTGTTTAATACGTTCATTATCCTGATTGTTCAAGTACCAATTATGACAATGATGGCGGTTATTCTCGCGAATGTGTTACATAGTGGGATTCACCGTTTCAAAGGGGTGCTTCGAGTTGCTTTTTTCACTCCCACAGTTACCTCACTTGTCGCAGCTGCGATCATTTTTTTATTAATTTTAAATCAGGATTTCGGAATTATGAACTATATGCTAACAAGTTTTGGAATTGAACGAATCCCCTGGCTAAATGATCCATTTTGGGCAAAAGTATCTTTAATCATGGTGACGATTTGGCGTTGGACTGGTTACAATATGATCATTATATTGGCTGGTTTGCAAGTAATCCCTAAAGACTTATACGAAGCTGCTAGCATTGATGGTGCTGGTCCACTTAAAAAATTCTTCTCCATTACGTTGCCTCAATTAAAACCGGTACTTTTGTTTGCCGTTGTCATGTCAACGATTGGCACATTCCAATTGTTTGATGAAGCTTTTAATCTGACTGGCGGGGGTCCAATAAATGCAACAACGACTGTTACGCTGTATTTGTATGAAAACGGATTTGAATATTTTGATTTTGGATACGCATCAGCTATAGCGTATGTGGTAGTAGTCATTATTGCCATACTGTCTTTTATCCAGTTCAAAGTGGCAGGTGATCGAGAATGA
- the ytvI gene encoding sporulation integral membrane protein YtvI, translating into MSSLINKKILKIIVITIALVIAAYLILPVSYPLLVAFLVALLLAPIVRWFKKTLNIKRELAVTIVFIMFILLIILISYLIVTQLIYQGVQFIENSPIYIMDITEGWDSFIQNIESAFSDLPDAIISTINEQIIVFLNELRSNANQVDIISTITAGVAKIPGYFVSFIVFIIALFLFMIEMPKLRHSFYNKFTEETSNRLQIMIKRFSNAIFGFLKAQFIVSVPIFLISLIGLFIITPDVALTMALVIWIIDFIPFIGSIVILSPWAIYLMLVGDTDTGIKLLILAGVLLIIRRTVEPKVMGKQIGLSPLLTLISMYLGAQFFGLIGLIIGPLSIIAFTSAKEAGVINGKKI; encoded by the coding sequence TTGTCTTCTTTGATTAATAAAAAAATCCTTAAAATAATAGTTATTACTATAGCTTTAGTGATTGCAGCCTATTTAATTTTGCCTGTTTCTTATCCGCTATTAGTAGCTTTTCTTGTCGCATTATTATTAGCGCCTATAGTGAGATGGTTTAAAAAAACTCTAAATATAAAAAGAGAATTAGCAGTCACTATTGTATTTATAATGTTTATATTATTAATAATTTTAATTTCTTATTTAATAGTTACTCAATTGATATATCAAGGTGTTCAATTCATTGAAAATTCACCGATTTATATTATGGATATAACTGAAGGATGGGACTCTTTCATACAAAATATCGAATCGGCATTCTCTGATTTACCTGACGCTATAATTTCAACGATAAATGAACAAATTATTGTCTTTTTAAATGAATTGAGATCTAATGCTAATCAGGTTGATATTATCTCGACAATAACAGCGGGGGTAGCTAAGATACCTGGTTACTTCGTTTCTTTTATTGTATTTATTATTGCTTTATTCTTGTTTATGATTGAAATGCCTAAACTTCGGCATTCGTTTTATAATAAATTTACAGAAGAGACAAGCAATCGATTGCAAATTATGATCAAACGATTTTCAAATGCAATTTTTGGTTTTCTGAAAGCACAATTTATTGTTAGTGTTCCAATATTTTTAATATCATTAATTGGATTATTTATTATCACACCAGATGTTGCTCTGACTATGGCTCTCGTCATATGGATAATAGACTTTATACCGTTCATTGGCTCAATCGTTATTTTATCTCCTTGGGCTATTTATCTTATGCTGGTTGGGGACACAGATACAGGAATAAAGCTTTTGATTCTTGCGGGTGTTCTTCTTATTATAAGAAGAACAGTAGAACCCAAAGTCATGGGAAAACAAATCGGTTTATCGCCACTATTAACTTTAATTTCTATGTATCTAGGAGCTCAATTCTTTGGTCTAATAGGATTAATAATAGGTCCTTTATCAATCATTGCATTCACTTCTGCAAAAGAAGCTGGAGTAATAAATGGGAAGAAAATATAA
- a CDS encoding AzlC family ABC transporter permease encodes MNTHFSAIKLAIISAAPIAFAIATYGLSYGVLSLQAGFSLLETVGMSIFVFSGSVQLAAVGMVQSGASLTAIIIASMLLNVRNLLYGAALSSTLMSAGKARWILAFGVSDEPFVLASTRAKSHGPDPLYFASVFILFYVSWILASFIGALFGDRINPLEWGLDLAFPVTFTALLIPSLKGKPAWATVIFACAIVSWFDYAMPGNELSIIVAGIVAPLVGVYVQNRRNKN; translated from the coding sequence ATGAACACACACTTTTCTGCTATAAAATTGGCGATTATTTCTGCAGCCCCAATTGCTTTTGCAATTGCTACGTACGGTTTGTCATATGGTGTCTTGTCGCTTCAAGCGGGTTTCTCGCTTCTTGAAACAGTAGGCATGTCTATATTTGTTTTCTCTGGTTCTGTACAGCTTGCCGCCGTCGGAATGGTACAAAGTGGTGCCAGCTTAACAGCAATTATTATTGCTTCGATGTTATTGAATGTGCGTAATCTTCTATATGGTGCAGCTCTTTCAAGCACATTAATGTCTGCTGGTAAAGCGCGGTGGATTCTTGCTTTTGGCGTATCTGATGAACCGTTTGTTCTTGCTAGTACGCGCGCTAAATCGCATGGACCAGATCCTCTTTATTTCGCTAGTGTGTTTATTCTTTTTTATGTATCGTGGATCCTCGCTTCATTTATTGGCGCGCTTTTCGGTGACCGGATTAATCCTTTAGAGTGGGGACTGGATTTGGCTTTTCCCGTCACTTTCACAGCTTTGTTAATTCCTAGTTTAAAAGGAAAGCCGGCATGGGCAACTGTTATCTTTGCATGTGCAATTGTAAGTTGGTTTGATTATGCCATGCCAGGCAATGAGTTGTCGATTATAGTTGCTGGAATCGTAGCACCGCTCGTTGGGGTGTACGTGCAAAATAGGAGGAATAAAAATTGA
- a CDS encoding carbohydrate ABC transporter permease has translation MKLVGKLLKYIVIAIGLFITLGPFYWMVVGATNSSGSLLSVPPNLIPGNQLLVNFRNLVDNIDIFQALWNSTIITVTFTLVAGLISAAAGYAFAKYKFKGRDPLFAMLLVSMMIPYQALIIPQFELFANFGILNSYSAIILPQLAYPFAIFLMRQSMKSIPNSIMESARIDGCGEYRMFFQISLPMMLPAIGAVSIFLFTHQWNNFLWPLVAIVTEDMYTLPIVLSILGGQDNLDYGQLMLAATISVLPIFIMFLFLQRYFIAGIASGAVKE, from the coding sequence ATGAAGCTAGTTGGAAAACTTTTAAAGTATATTGTTATTGCAATTGGTCTTTTTATTACCCTTGGTCCCTTTTATTGGATGGTTGTAGGAGCAACGAACTCATCAGGTTCCTTATTGTCTGTCCCACCTAATTTAATTCCTGGTAATCAGTTGCTTGTGAATTTTCGTAATCTCGTTGATAATATTGATATTTTCCAAGCACTTTGGAACTCGACAATCATTACAGTTACGTTTACTCTTGTCGCTGGTTTAATTAGCGCAGCAGCGGGCTATGCGTTTGCAAAATATAAATTTAAAGGTAGAGATCCTCTGTTTGCGATGTTGTTAGTATCAATGATGATTCCTTATCAAGCATTAATTATTCCCCAATTTGAATTATTTGCTAACTTTGGTATTTTGAATTCGTATAGTGCGATCATTCTGCCTCAGCTTGCGTACCCATTTGCTATTTTTTTAATGAGGCAAAGTATGAAATCGATACCTAATTCAATCATGGAGTCAGCACGAATTGACGGTTGTGGAGAATATCGGATGTTTTTCCAAATCTCTCTTCCAATGATGCTCCCAGCGATCGGTGCCGTGTCGATTTTTTTATTTACACATCAATGGAATAACTTTTTATGGCCGCTCGTAGCAATTGTGACCGAAGATATGTATACATTGCCAATCGTTCTTTCCATTCTTGGTGGACAAGACAATCTTGATTACGGTCAGCTAATGCTCGCTGCAACAATTTCTGTATTGCCGATTTTTATTATGTTTTTGTTTTTACAACGCTATTTTATTGCTGGAATTGCTAGTGGGGCAGTAAAAGAATAA
- a CDS encoding ABC transporter ATP-binding protein, whose amino-acid sequence MSLLTINNLTKKFGKFTALDGVNFEVNEGEIFGFIGPNGAGKSTTIRVLLGILKATKGNVTLFGKDAWQDAVDIHKRIAYVPGDVNLWPNLTGGEVIDLFVKLRGTNHESKREALIEKFNLDPTKKCRTYSKGNRQKVALIAAFSSEADLYILDEPTSGLDPLMEQVFQECVLEVKQQGKSVLLSSHILSEVEKLCDRVGIIRQGKIIETGSLKELRHLTRTHVLLETKELVTDLSELKGVHDILEKGTELSFQVDTDEMDRVIRHTSQFGIQKLECAPLALEDLFLRHYEDTEKTSSTEAGGDL is encoded by the coding sequence ATGAGTCTGTTAACAATTAATAACCTCACAAAAAAATTTGGTAAATTCACAGCGTTAGATGGCGTGAATTTCGAAGTAAATGAAGGTGAAATATTTGGCTTCATCGGTCCGAATGGGGCTGGAAAATCAACCACCATCCGCGTGTTACTAGGAATTTTAAAAGCGACAAAAGGTAACGTCACATTATTCGGTAAGGACGCATGGCAGGATGCTGTGGACATTCATAAACGTATTGCTTACGTCCCAGGGGATGTTAATTTGTGGCCAAACCTGACTGGTGGCGAGGTTATTGACCTGTTTGTAAAATTAAGAGGCACCAATCACGAGAGTAAGCGGGAAGCTTTAATTGAGAAATTCAATCTCGATCCAACGAAAAAATGCCGCACCTATTCCAAAGGAAACCGACAAAAAGTCGCACTGATCGCCGCTTTCTCTTCGGAAGCGGATCTTTATATATTAGACGAACCAACCTCAGGCTTAGATCCTTTAATGGAGCAGGTTTTTCAAGAATGTGTATTGGAGGTCAAACAACAGGGTAAGAGTGTCCTTCTTTCCAGCCACATTTTATCCGAGGTTGAAAAGCTCTGTGATAGAGTTGGAATTATTCGCCAAGGAAAAATCATAGAAACAGGTTCTTTAAAAGAGCTTCGTCATTTAACGCGGACACACGTCCTTCTAGAAACAAAAGAGTTAGTCACCGATCTATCAGAGCTAAAAGGCGTCCATGACATTCTTGAAAAAGGCACGGAGCTTTCCTTCCAGGTCGATACTGATGAAATGGACCGAGTGATCCGGCACACTAGCCAATTTGGCATTCAAAAACTCGAATGTGCCCCTCTTGCGTTAGAGGACTTATTTCTGCGTCATTATGAGGACACAGAAAAGACTTCTTCTACAGAGGCGGGAGGTGACCTGTAA
- a CDS encoding TetR/AcrR family transcriptional regulator: MDGFQRRKEMKKGKIIQTSLNLFMAKGVQNVSIAEIARKAKVSQVTIYNYFDSKENLVHEVIIFFFNESFQKAEKVFLSDMPFPDKIRQLIFNKTAVSENIHEDFYLYFMKEYANNTSFIDDYYQRHAIPMLIELFNEGRENGYVDPQVSNEAILFYFHMMKEYMQKEDVNAKILPLTEEIMNILFYGISSKQDR; encoded by the coding sequence ATGGATGGATTTCAGCGCCGCAAGGAAATGAAAAAAGGAAAAATTATTCAGACCTCATTGAATTTATTTATGGCAAAAGGTGTTCAGAATGTCTCTATCGCTGAAATCGCCCGCAAAGCCAAGGTTTCTCAGGTGACGATTTATAATTATTTTGATAGTAAGGAAAACCTTGTTCACGAGGTGATCATATTTTTTTTCAACGAATCCTTTCAAAAGGCAGAGAAAGTATTTTTAAGCGACATGCCTTTTCCTGATAAAATTAGACAGCTGATATTTAATAAAACTGCTGTCAGTGAGAACATACACGAAGATTTTTACCTGTACTTTATGAAAGAATATGCAAATAATACGTCGTTTATCGATGATTATTATCAGCGACATGCAATTCCAATGTTAATTGAGCTTTTTAATGAAGGCAGAGAAAATGGTTATGTAGATCCACAAGTGTCTAACGAAGCGATTTTGTTTTATTTCCATATGATGAAGGAATATATGCAGAAAGAAGATGTCAATGCTAAAATCCTTCCGCTGACTGAGGAAATCATGAATATATTATTTTATGGGATATCATCAAAGCAAGATCGCTAA
- a CDS encoding helix-turn-helix domain-containing protein yields MKNEINWEESEAGKRIGANLRELRTSKGLSMDALAKQVGISKLTLIKIEKGEANPTLSVIWKLSNGLGLPITELLSVDAEVDIARTTESVKMASADSVFIAEPLFQFHRLAECYRGYLQANSTYTAEAHRPGVTESVTVMSGTLSIEVDGVVYHLNEYDSIRFKGDRTHIYSNESNTTAVLHFVISYTLT; encoded by the coding sequence ATGAAAAACGAAATTAATTGGGAAGAAAGCGAAGCTGGAAAGCGTATAGGCGCCAATTTGCGTGAGTTACGAACAAGCAAAGGATTAAGCATGGACGCACTCGCAAAACAAGTCGGCATTAGCAAACTTACATTAATTAAAATTGAAAAGGGAGAGGCAAACCCCACATTATCCGTTATTTGGAAACTATCCAATGGACTAGGTTTACCAATTACTGAGCTACTTTCCGTAGATGCCGAGGTAGACATTGCTCGTACAACTGAATCAGTTAAGATGGCAAGTGCAGACAGTGTATTTATTGCGGAACCTTTGTTTCAATTTCATCGATTAGCTGAATGCTACCGCGGTTATTTACAAGCCAATTCGACGTATACCGCTGAGGCCCATCGTCCTGGAGTAACTGAGTCGGTTACCGTTATGTCCGGCACGCTATCAATTGAAGTCGATGGGGTTGTCTATCACTTAAATGAATATGATTCGATTCGTTTTAAAGGTGACCGTACTCATATTTACAGCAACGAGAGTAACACCACAGCAGTACTCCACTTCGTTATTTCTTATACATTAACTTAA
- a CDS encoding pentapeptide repeat-containing protein, giving the protein MAAKIKKPVLPVELQLTTLTDYMAEEEPFILNAQIKSEEQAGLQVDKLIVSKSRFEHVILVNAMLERADLTDVVFENCDLSNVSFNEAVIHRVSFKGCKLTGADFSKAHLGNVTFENCLVNLSDFVEARLKTVAFRKSSLVSANFSDCLLKSIELIECEIDDIQFAQTELKGLDISTCTYNRLHTALTQIDGLIVSKEQAIGFAKLLGVQIKE; this is encoded by the coding sequence GTGGCAGCAAAGATTAAGAAACCGGTTCTACCAGTTGAGTTACAACTAACGACACTTACAGATTATATGGCTGAAGAGGAACCGTTTATCCTAAATGCACAAATAAAGAGTGAAGAACAAGCCGGATTACAGGTGGATAAGCTTATTGTCTCAAAGTCTCGTTTTGAGCACGTTATCCTTGTAAACGCAATGCTTGAGCGTGCTGATTTAACAGATGTCGTGTTTGAAAACTGCGATTTATCAAATGTTTCTTTTAATGAGGCGGTTATTCACCGTGTTTCTTTTAAAGGATGCAAGTTAACTGGAGCCGACTTCTCAAAGGCTCATTTAGGGAATGTCACGTTTGAAAATTGTTTAGTAAATTTAAGTGATTTTGTTGAGGCGCGTTTAAAAACAGTTGCTTTTAGAAAATCTTCGCTTGTTAGCGCAAATTTTTCAGATTGTCTCCTGAAGTCAATTGAATTAATTGAATGTGAAATTGACGATATTCAGTTTGCACAAACGGAGCTGAAAGGTCTTGATATTAGTACGTGCACATACAACCGTCTCCATACAGCGCTAACACAAATCGATGGCTTAATTGTTTCAAAGGAACAAGCTATTGGCTTTGCTAAATTGTTAGGGGTGCAAATTAAAGAGTAA
- a CDS encoding ABC transporter substrate-binding protein, with amino-acid sequence MRRIVPLSIATCLFVTASCSENDDQTTNGPAGDITVWAWNLEADYLIDIVPAFEDLYPDISVHVMKLSGDQVYQRLTTGLAAGVESQLPDLVQVENQRIDLYMDNFQESFVNLSEMGFDEHRDKFVEGKIAPLINDDDGIMAFPRDTGPMAVFYRADLFEEAGINPEDIVTWDDYIQAGEQMREETGTLMTGIQLNGDTQFYRAMLQQHELFYFDLDGEVTASTEAAHRSMEKLKKMNDAGILLHAATGEEVNAAIKNDAVASVISGSWQKGIIEDQMPEQEGLWRVMKLPTFEEGGLTAANDGGSNLAITSVSSNQEAAYLFGEFASVNVDNQVHGALAYGAYPALIEAIDRPEFEEGVEFFGGQEIFGIFGEEAIDLPIVNFTDDYLRAQNNFNDAIGRVILQDVPVNDALETAANRLEAATGRGSSNE; translated from the coding sequence ATGCGGCGAATCGTTCCTTTAAGTATTGCTACTTGCTTGTTCGTTACGGCTAGTTGTAGTGAAAATGATGATCAAACAACAAATGGTCCAGCAGGAGACATTACCGTTTGGGCTTGGAATTTAGAAGCGGATTATTTAATTGATATTGTGCCTGCATTTGAAGATTTATACCCTGATATTTCTGTTCATGTAATGAAGTTAAGTGGAGACCAAGTGTACCAACGATTAACGACGGGTTTGGCAGCTGGTGTAGAAAGTCAATTACCAGACCTAGTTCAAGTAGAGAACCAGCGGATTGATTTATATATGGATAATTTCCAAGAAAGTTTTGTTAATCTATCGGAAATGGGTTTTGATGAACACCGTGATAAATTTGTTGAAGGGAAAATTGCCCCTTTGATTAATGACGATGATGGAATCATGGCTTTTCCAAGAGATACGGGACCGATGGCAGTCTTTTATCGTGCAGATTTGTTTGAAGAAGCAGGTATCAACCCTGAAGATATTGTGACATGGGATGATTATATTCAAGCCGGAGAACAAATGCGCGAGGAAACAGGAACACTAATGACAGGTATCCAGCTCAATGGAGATACACAATTTTACCGAGCGATGCTCCAGCAACATGAATTATTTTATTTTGATTTAGACGGAGAAGTGACTGCTAGTACAGAAGCAGCACATCGTTCAATGGAAAAGTTGAAAAAAATGAACGATGCAGGTATTTTGCTTCATGCAGCAACTGGAGAAGAGGTTAATGCAGCTATTAAAAATGATGCTGTTGCGTCTGTGATCAGCGGTTCATGGCAAAAAGGGATTATCGAAGACCAAATGCCTGAACAAGAAGGATTATGGCGTGTAATGAAACTTCCGACTTTCGAAGAAGGTGGTTTAACTGCTGCAAATGACGGTGGCTCAAATTTAGCCATTACATCTGTTTCTAGCAACCAAGAAGCAGCTTATTTATTTGGTGAGTTTGCTTCAGTGAATGTTGACAATCAAGTTCATGGTGCGCTAGCGTATGGTGCATATCCTGCTCTAATTGAAGCAATTGACCGTCCAGAATTTGAAGAAGGTGTAGAGTTTTTCGGTGGTCAAGAGATTTTTGGAATATTCGGCGAAGAAGCAATCGACTTACCTATTGTCAACTTTACTGATGATTATTTGCGGGCACAAAATAACTTTAATGATGCTATTGGTCGAGTCATTTTGCAAGATGTGCCTGTTAACGATGCACTAGAAACAGCTGCCAATCGTCTTGAGGCAGCGACAGGGCGGGGGTCGAGTAATGAGTAA
- a CDS encoding DUF2500 family protein: MAFLNHFVLATAAFFQNIFAWVVPLIALLIIGFILYSLLPNIWQWLANNKKPVEKEQGKIVSKYVNAKGRSTEGQKKKIGSSSRIQTTYHVTVELENTEQAEFKIPMNASNNINLSYRGNSSSHIWEAVT; encoded by the coding sequence ATGGCTTTTCTTAATCATTTTGTTTTAGCAACGGCAGCATTCTTTCAAAATATATTTGCTTGGGTTGTTCCATTGATTGCTCTTTTAATTATTGGTTTTATCCTCTATTCACTTCTCCCAAATATATGGCAATGGCTGGCCAACAATAAAAAGCCAGTAGAAAAAGAGCAGGGTAAAATCGTTAGCAAGTACGTGAACGCAAAAGGGCGTTCGACTGAAGGGCAAAAGAAGAAAATCGGATCATCCTCACGTATTCAAACGACCTATCATGTGACGGTAGAACTTGAGAATACTGAGCAAGCTGAGTTTAAAATACCTATGAATGCTTCTAATAATATCAATTTATCTTACAGGGGAAACAGCTCATCACATATATGGGAGGCAGTAACTTGA
- a CDS encoding AzlD domain-containing protein: protein MNWVLIAALAIGTYASRVIGVEVMANKEMGNTAKVYFSFVPLGIITALVVKQVTVQVDSGLTISWPMVFACLVTGVAIKLNKSFLFAVISGFAAGMIIRLLSG, encoded by the coding sequence TTGAATTGGGTATTGATAGCAGCTCTAGCAATTGGAACATATGCCTCTCGTGTGATCGGTGTCGAGGTAATGGCTAACAAAGAAATGGGCAATACAGCAAAAGTATATTTTTCGTTTGTACCTCTAGGCATTATTACAGCATTAGTAGTAAAGCAAGTTACCGTTCAAGTAGATAGTGGACTCACTATTTCATGGCCAATGGTGTTCGCTTGTTTAGTAACGGGAGTGGCAATAAAACTAAATAAGTCATTTCTCTTCGCTGTTATTAGCGGATTTGCAGCGGGTATGATTATTCGCTTGCTGAGTGGTTGA